One Roseburia rectibacter DNA window includes the following coding sequences:
- a CDS encoding ABC transporter ATP-binding protein — protein sequence MAVLEVRELTKKYSQGEAEVTALDHVSFSVERGEFVAIVGASGSGKSTLMNMIGGLDHPTSGSVVIEENDIAAMNEDELAIFRRRNLGIIYQFYNLIPTLTAEENIMLPWKLDGRKENKKRLTEMMQLLGLLERAKHLPGQMSGGQQQRVSIGRALINEPAFILADEPTGNLDSKTGREIMDILKLANQKYKQTILLVTHDEKIALQASRIITIGDGKIVKDEVMKS from the coding sequence ATGGCTGTTTTAGAAGTAAGAGAGCTGACAAAGAAATATAGTCAGGGAGAAGCGGAAGTGACCGCACTTGATCATGTTTCTTTTTCTGTTGAAAGAGGAGAATTTGTTGCGATTGTCGGAGCTTCCGGTTCAGGAAAATCTACCCTTATGAACATGATCGGAGGACTTGATCATCCAACCAGTGGTTCTGTCGTGATCGAGGAAAATGATATTGCTGCAATGAACGAGGATGAACTTGCTATTTTTCGAAGAAGAAATCTGGGAATTATTTATCAGTTTTACAATCTGATTCCTACGCTTACTGCAGAGGAAAATATTATGCTGCCATGGAAACTGGATGGAAGAAAAGAAAATAAAAAACGATTAACAGAAATGATGCAGCTGCTTGGGCTTTTGGAACGGGCAAAACATCTTCCGGGACAGATGTCCGGTGGACAGCAGCAGAGAGTATCAATCGGAAGGGCACTGATCAATGAGCCGGCTTTTATACTGGCGGATGAACCGACTGGAAACCTTGACAGTAAGACGGGCAGAGAGATTATGGATATTTTAAAGCTTGCCAATCAAAAGTATAAGCAGACGATTCTTTTAGTTACGCATGATGAAAAAATTGCCTTGCAGGCGAGCCGGATCATTACGATCGGAGACGGGAAAATTGTAAAAGATGAGGTGATGAAATCATGA
- a CDS encoding ABC transporter permease, which yields MKITSQLALSQLKLNKKRTMAGISAISLATALVTAVMCFVTSGNRMLTVFLEPGYGDYSSVYFLLIFVPVLILGILIALMSVTVISNIFVASANKRIQEFGILKCVGGTGKQIRACVICESLWLCVVGIPLGLMAGTLLGYIGIKITGYFVSNIDQLSKSIIMRPFSFSLSFHISVWTYLFASFFSFLIVLRSAYKPAKTVGRLTAIQCVKGITTDINLKELAVKGGLAGKIFGCEGEIAWKNIKRNQSGYKATVRALSLAILLFLMTGGLAEQAKEFQEWMTPDSKEMDVDYCSIRNIEVNKRTGRTEEKIVSPISSITYNEITKRLAEYGNIEVYGVGNDACTYQAILDKNFLSKDMSEAPDIFDENAEAGVSLISVDEKLYQKLCDRAGAPYGSNLLINSYQYNDNGRTKSIKPFGETVTEITLINAAEEKKRIEIGGFLYQEDLKEPGFRDMSPDPVRIVVPDVTARYFDWFCTPDDEQAFAEYARKIMDEYYPVLTEDSYVDQGYTVRISRMDTMAKMLNIAIILAEIILYGFVILLIFMGFASVINTLAANIRIRGREFAILKSVGMTNASIQKMLYCESLICIIKALIPGTVLGIAIPFAMNLSIRKAFPVLYHIPWGMLIAGVVVLTVVVMIITWAETTKQKDKSIIDEIRMDVV from the coding sequence ATGAAAATTACATCACAGCTCGCACTCAGTCAGCTAAAATTAAATAAAAAAAGAACAATGGCAGGGATTTCTGCTATTTCACTGGCAACAGCACTTGTTACGGCAGTTATGTGTTTTGTAACCAGTGGCAACAGGATGCTTACGGTTTTTTTAGAACCGGGATATGGAGACTATAGCAGTGTGTATTTTCTTTTGATTTTCGTTCCGGTTTTAATTTTAGGGATATTGATCGCTCTTATGTCGGTAACGGTGATATCAAATATTTTTGTGGCAAGTGCCAATAAAAGGATTCAGGAATTTGGTATTTTAAAATGTGTAGGTGGAACCGGAAAACAGATCAGAGCATGTGTTATCTGTGAAAGTTTGTGGCTTTGTGTGGTTGGTATTCCGCTTGGACTTATGGCAGGAACTTTGCTTGGATATATTGGTATAAAAATCACAGGATATTTTGTTTCGAATATCGATCAACTTTCAAAAAGTATTATTATGAGACCGTTTTCCTTTTCTTTGTCATTTCATATTTCGGTATGGACATATCTGTTTGCTTCCTTTTTTTCATTTTTGATTGTTCTTAGATCTGCGTACAAGCCTGCAAAAACTGTTGGAAGGCTTACTGCAATACAGTGTGTAAAAGGTATAACGACAGACATAAATCTAAAAGAGCTTGCTGTAAAAGGTGGATTGGCTGGAAAAATTTTTGGATGTGAAGGAGAGATTGCATGGAAAAATATTAAAAGGAATCAATCAGGATACAAAGCAACAGTACGGGCATTATCACTTGCAATTTTACTGTTTTTGATGACAGGTGGACTGGCAGAACAAGCGAAAGAGTTTCAGGAATGGATGACGCCGGATTCAAAAGAGATGGATGTGGATTATTGTTCAATTCGCAATATAGAGGTGAATAAACGAACCGGACGTACCGAAGAAAAGATCGTATCACCAATATCCTCTATAACTTATAACGAAATAACAAAAAGATTAGCTGAATATGGTAATATAGAAGTATATGGAGTAGGAAATGATGCATGTACATATCAGGCAATCCTGGATAAGAATTTCCTGTCTAAGGATATGTCAGAGGCTCCAGACATTTTTGATGAGAATGCAGAAGCAGGGGTTTCTCTCATATCGGTGGATGAAAAATTATATCAGAAGCTGTGTGACAGAGCAGGAGCTCCTTACGGCAGTAATCTTTTGATAAACAGTTACCAGTATAATGATAATGGGAGAACAAAGAGCATAAAACCCTTTGGAGAAACGGTTACGGAAATCACTTTGATAAATGCAGCCGAAGAGAAGAAAAGGATTGAAATTGGAGGTTTTTTATATCAGGAAGATCTGAAAGAACCGGGATTTCGTGATATGTCTCCTGATCCGGTAAGGATTGTTGTGCCGGATGTTACTGCCAGATATTTCGACTGGTTTTGTACACCGGATGATGAACAGGCATTTGCAGAATATGCCAGAAAAATCATGGATGAATATTATCCGGTACTTACAGAGGATTCCTATGTGGATCAGGGATATACGGTGAGAATAAGCCGCATGGATACGATGGCAAAAATGTTAAATATCGCAATTATCCTTGCGGAAATTATTCTATATGGATTTGTTATTCTGTTGATTTTTATGGGATTTGCAAGTGTGATCAACACGCTTGCGGCAAATATCAGGATCAGAGGACGAGAGTTTGCAATTTTAAAAAGTGTTGGAATGACAAATGCTTCCATTCAAAAAATGCTTTACTGTGAAAGCCTGATATGCATTATAAAAGCACTGATACCAGGAACTGTACTCGGAATTGCAATACCATTTGCAATGAATCTGTCTATACGAAAAGCGTTTCCGGTGTTATATCATATTCCATGGGGAATGTTAATAGCAGGAGTGGTCGTCTTGACTGTGGTAGTGATGATTATCACATGGGCTGAAACAACTAAGCAAAAGGATAAGAGTATCATTGATGAGATCAGAATGGATGTCGTGTGA
- a CDS encoding TetR/AcrR family transcriptional regulator: MTKQLVCANITCVMEDERRKQTEQKLIRSGRAEFLKKGYVKASLRDICKAAGVTTGAFYFSFESKEALMTAILDPVIADYEHMCAELAQREEEDPGTADDNERQIMEYLSEHRAEAIILMERSEGSRYEGFRQKVYSQMQAAFTSYFSKFMGSEPDSEMIRILVAMRLRGYMELIEGDYTVEERLKLAREIGIHADAGSMALIQYLKEQREVYRR; the protein is encoded by the coding sequence TTGACAAAACAGTTAGTTTGTGCTAACATAACTTGTGTTATGGAAGATGAGCGCAGAAAACAGACAGAACAAAAACTGATCAGATCCGGCAGGGCAGAGTTCCTAAAAAAGGGTTATGTAAAAGCCAGTCTCCGGGATATCTGCAAAGCAGCCGGTGTCACGACTGGAGCATTTTATTTCTCATTTGAGAGTAAAGAAGCGTTAATGACAGCCATTTTAGATCCGGTGATCGCTGATTATGAGCATATGTGCGCCGAACTGGCGCAAAGGGAAGAAGAGGATCCCGGTACAGCGGATGATAATGAACGGCAGATCATGGAATATTTATCGGAGCACCGGGCGGAGGCAATCATTCTGATGGAAAGATCAGAGGGCAGCCGTTATGAGGGCTTCCGGCAAAAAGTATACAGCCAGATGCAGGCGGCATTTACCAGCTATTTTTCAAAGTTTATGGGAAGTGAGCCGGATTCGGAAATGATCCGGATTTTGGTTGCAATGCGGCTTCGCGGATACATGGAACTGATAGAAGGAGATTATACCGTGGAAGAAAGACTAAAGCTTGCGAGGGAGATAGGCATACATGCCGACGCAGGATCGATGGCATTAATTCAATATTTAAAAGAACAAAGAGAAGTCTATCGCAGATGA
- a CDS encoding class I SAM-dependent methyltransferase translates to MKEKTNYGNWVPEKALYLLFGLAGVFLVVTVLLGVMVQMPVITVIAGVVCALTFAMAVYMLVCHEAFAFGKGNMMAGVHKHLVEHLDWDGEGKMLDIGCGAAALTVRCAKAFPKAQITAMDYWGAEWSYAKEQCERNVRLESVAVRVSFQKGDAAKLDFADETFDAAVSNFVFHEVRSTKDKRNVVREALRVVKKRGVFSFQDMFSQKALYGDMDAFVEVLKAEGISEIHYIGDLEKKLDFIPGFVTTPWMISGMGILYGKK, encoded by the coding sequence ATGAAAGAAAAAACAAATTATGGAAACTGGGTGCCGGAGAAGGCTCTGTATCTGCTGTTTGGACTGGCGGGGGTATTTCTTGTGGTCACGGTGCTGCTTGGAGTTATGGTACAGATGCCGGTTATCACGGTGATCGCGGGAGTGGTTTGTGCGCTGACATTTGCGATGGCGGTCTATATGCTGGTCTGCCATGAAGCGTTTGCATTTGGAAAGGGAAATATGATGGCAGGTGTGCATAAACATCTGGTAGAGCATCTTGACTGGGATGGAGAAGGGAAAATGCTCGATATCGGATGTGGTGCTGCTGCACTTACGGTCCGGTGCGCGAAGGCTTTCCCGAAAGCGCAGATCACGGCGATGGATTACTGGGGAGCAGAGTGGAGTTACGCAAAGGAGCAGTGTGAGAGAAATGTAAGACTAGAGAGTGTTGCAGTCCGCGTGTCATTTCAAAAAGGAGACGCAGCAAAGCTGGATTTTGCGGATGAAACATTTGATGCGGCAGTGAGCAATTTTGTGTTTCATGAAGTACGGTCGACGAAAGATAAGCGGAATGTGGTGAGAGAGGCACTCCGGGTGGTAAAAAAAAGAGGGGTATTTTCATTTCAGGATATGTTTTCACAGAAAGCGTTGTACGGAGATATGGATGCATTTGTTGAGGTATTAAAAGCCGAAGGAATCTCTGAGATACACTATATCGGTGATCTGGAAAAGAAACTTGATTTTATTCCGGGATTTGTGACGACGCCGTGGATGATCAGTGGGATGGGGATATTATATGGAAAGAAATAA